In one window of Pseudomonas putida DNA:
- a CDS encoding alpha/beta fold hydrolase, translating to MFRFKTLATAIAMTASIFTLGSSFADTAKPSVVIVHGAFADGSDWAKVVPLLQAQGIKVTVVQNPLTSLAEDVAATRRVLNNQQGDVVLVGHSWGGTVISQAGTDAHVRGLVYVAAFAPDAGQASKDLGQGYPTPPGISQIAADSNGYLYLTPQGMATDFAQDLPKAQTDIMTATQGPIRASAFEDRTSAAAWSSKPSWYVVAGQDRMIDPGLQRAFAKKLGAQTTQLQTSHVPQQSQPAEVANVILQAVDKVASSQ from the coding sequence TTCACCCTCGGCAGCAGCTTCGCCGACACCGCCAAACCGTCGGTCGTCATCGTCCACGGTGCCTTCGCCGACGGCTCGGACTGGGCCAAGGTCGTGCCGCTGCTGCAGGCCCAGGGCATCAAGGTCACGGTGGTGCAGAACCCGCTGACCTCACTGGCCGAGGACGTCGCCGCGACCCGGCGCGTGCTGAACAACCAGCAAGGGGACGTGGTCCTGGTCGGCCACTCCTGGGGCGGCACGGTGATCAGCCAGGCAGGTACCGACGCCCACGTCCGCGGGCTGGTCTATGTCGCGGCATTCGCACCCGATGCCGGCCAGGCCAGCAAGGACCTGGGCCAGGGCTACCCGACCCCACCCGGCATCAGCCAGATCGCGGCCGACAGCAACGGCTACCTGTACCTGACGCCTCAAGGCATGGCCACCGATTTCGCCCAGGACCTGCCCAAGGCCCAGACCGACATCATGACCGCCACCCAGGGCCCGATCCGCGCCTCGGCCTTCGAGGACCGCACCAGCGCTGCTGCCTGGAGCAGCAAACCGTCCTGGTACGTGGTTGCAGGTCAGGACCGCATGATCGACCCAGGCCTGCAACGCGCCTTCGCCAAGAAGCTGGGAGCACAGACCACCCAACTGCAGACCAGCCATGTGCCGCAGCAGTCGCAGCCGGCCGAAGTGGCCAATGTGATCCTGCAAGCGGTGGACAAGGTTGCCAGCAGT